In the genome of Microthrixaceae bacterium, one region contains:
- a CDS encoding DUF1697 domain-containing protein, whose translation MTRYAALLRGVSPMNCKMDTLARAFTAAGFGDVATVLSSGNVVFTTSSRSTSEIRAMADKAMAEHVGRTFEITYRTIDELQGLLDGDPFAWFDVPEGSKRVVSFLYEPVDPAATKTLPVTVDEATIWQVAGTEALVSYLPHPGDPAFMRLIEKTFGKNVTTRTWDTVAKIVARSNKVHTPG comes from the coding sequence ATGACCCGGTACGCGGCGCTGCTTCGGGGCGTGAGCCCGATGAACTGCAAGATGGACACACTCGCCAGAGCCTTCACCGCTGCGGGGTTCGGTGACGTGGCGACGGTCCTGTCCAGTGGGAACGTGGTGTTCACCACTAGCTCGCGGTCGACATCGGAGATCAGGGCCATGGCCGACAAGGCGATGGCCGAACACGTGGGGCGGACCTTCGAGATCACCTACCGCACCATCGACGAACTCCAAGGACTGCTCGACGGGGACCCGTTCGCGTGGTTCGACGTTCCGGAAGGGTCCAAGCGGGTCGTGTCGTTCCTGTACGAACCCGTCGACCCTGCCGCGACCAAGACCCTGCCGGTGACCGTCGACGAGGCGACCATCTGGCAGGTAGCGGGGACCGAAGCGTTGGTCAGCTACCTCCCCCACCCCGGTGACCCCGCGTTCATGCGCCTCATCGAGAAGACGTTCGGCAAGAACGTGACCACCCGGACCTGGGACACCGTCGCCAAGATCGTCGCCCGCTCCAACAAGGTCCACACCCCCGGTTGA
- a CDS encoding phosphotransferase, giving the protein MDETTMAGGVGNDGEVVQVGAHILRPAGPHTPAVHALLYHVRTHGLMGVPAVVGIDPDGRERLLYIAGEVALPPFPTWSLTDRVLVTITKLLHRYHDAASSFPIPADAVWNTELADPTPGPDPVVCHNDVCPENVVFRGASATALIDFDFAAPGRRVWDVAAMARLCAPIETAEDAARTGRGTLNPVRRLRVVADAYGLDEASRHDLLDALTTQIDQRGEFVRRRVEAGQPAFVAMWEATGGQARYDRRQAWFQAERAHFLDTLCRDLPPTP; this is encoded by the coding sequence GTGGACGAGACAACCATGGCCGGAGGGGTCGGCAACGACGGTGAGGTGGTGCAGGTCGGCGCCCACATCCTACGACCGGCCGGACCCCACACCCCCGCCGTGCACGCCCTGCTCTACCACGTGCGCACCCATGGCCTGATGGGGGTGCCGGCCGTGGTGGGCATCGACCCCGACGGGCGGGAACGACTCCTCTACATCGCCGGTGAAGTTGCGTTGCCACCCTTTCCCACCTGGTCGTTGACCGACCGGGTCCTGGTCACCATCACCAAGCTCCTTCACCGCTACCACGACGCCGCATCGAGTTTCCCGATACCGGCCGACGCCGTGTGGAACACCGAACTGGCTGACCCCACTCCAGGTCCCGACCCTGTGGTCTGCCACAACGACGTGTGCCCGGAGAACGTGGTGTTCAGGGGTGCGTCGGCCACGGCCCTCATCGACTTCGACTTCGCCGCCCCCGGCCGTCGGGTGTGGGACGTCGCCGCCATGGCCCGCCTGTGCGCCCCCATCGAGACAGCCGAAGACGCGGCCCGTACCGGCCGCGGAACCCTCAACCCGGTGCGCCGCCTACGAGTGGTGGCCGATGCCTACGGCCTGGACGAGGCCAGCCGCCACGACCTCCTCGACGCCCTCACCACCCAGATCGACCAACGCGGCGAGTTCGTTCGCCGTCGTGTCGAAGCCGGCCAACCAGCCTTCGTGGCCATGTGGGAAGCCACCGGCGGCCAAGCCCGCTACGACCGCCGCCAAGCCTGGTTCCAAGCCGAACGCGCCCACTTCCTGGACACCCTCTGCCGGGACCTACCGCCAACCCCCTGA
- a CDS encoding aldehyde dehydrogenase family protein, translating into MNEYRQLYIDGAWVDPAGTETIDVISASTEAVMGRIPAGTEVDVDRAVAAARAAFDGWASTVPAERAAVVAAIGEGMAERRDELSGLISGEVGMPRKLAGIIQVGLPVAVAGGYPGIVDDFAWEEEVGNSLVVREPVGVVAAITPWNYPLHQIVAKLAAALCAGCTVVLKPSEVAPLNAFALAEIIHTVGVPAGVFNLVSGTGPVVGEALAVHPDVDMVSFTGSTRAGRRVQEVAAATVKRVALELGGKSANILLPSLDEATLDKAARAAVSSAYLNSGQTCSALTRLLVPADRHDGVVDVVRDEVESRYTLGDPLTDAGRLGPLISDTQRDRVRAYIRTGIDEGATLVTGGADAPEDQPTGYYVKPTVFAGVTNDMTIAREEIFGPVLSILPYGTVDDAVAIANDSDYGLSGGVWGADIDEALAVARRLRTGQVEVNGGRYNTLAPFGGYKQSGIGREYGRAGLEEFLETKAIQI; encoded by the coding sequence GTGAACGAATACCGCCAGCTCTACATCGACGGCGCCTGGGTGGACCCGGCCGGAACCGAGACGATCGACGTGATTTCGGCCTCCACCGAGGCGGTGATGGGCCGCATTCCCGCGGGTACCGAGGTCGACGTCGATCGGGCCGTTGCCGCCGCCCGTGCCGCCTTCGACGGGTGGGCGTCCACCGTGCCGGCCGAGCGGGCCGCGGTGGTGGCCGCCATCGGTGAAGGAATGGCGGAGCGACGAGACGAGCTGTCCGGGCTGATCTCGGGCGAGGTCGGCATGCCCCGCAAGCTGGCCGGGATCATCCAGGTCGGCCTGCCGGTGGCGGTGGCGGGTGGTTACCCGGGCATCGTCGACGACTTCGCCTGGGAGGAGGAGGTGGGCAACTCCCTGGTGGTGCGCGAGCCGGTTGGAGTGGTGGCCGCCATCACCCCATGGAACTACCCGCTCCACCAGATCGTGGCCAAGCTGGCGGCCGCGCTGTGTGCCGGGTGCACCGTCGTCCTCAAACCGAGCGAGGTCGCACCGCTCAACGCCTTCGCACTGGCCGAGATCATCCATACCGTCGGGGTGCCCGCCGGAGTGTTCAACCTGGTCAGCGGGACCGGACCGGTGGTGGGCGAGGCTTTGGCCGTCCACCCCGACGTCGACATGGTCAGCTTCACCGGCTCCACCCGGGCCGGTCGCCGGGTTCAGGAGGTGGCGGCCGCCACCGTCAAACGGGTCGCCCTCGAGCTGGGCGGCAAGTCGGCCAACATCTTGCTGCCGTCCCTCGACGAGGCGACCCTCGACAAGGCGGCGCGCGCCGCGGTGTCCAGCGCCTACCTCAACTCCGGACAGACCTGTAGCGCCCTCACCCGGCTGCTGGTCCCCGCCGACCGTCACGACGGAGTGGTCGACGTGGTCCGCGACGAAGTCGAGTCCCGCTACACCCTCGGCGACCCGCTCACCGACGCCGGTCGGCTCGGCCCCCTCATCTCCGACACTCAGCGGGACCGGGTCCGGGCCTACATCCGCACCGGCATCGACGAGGGGGCGACCCTCGTCACCGGCGGCGCCGACGCCCCCGAGGACCAGCCCACCGGTTACTACGTCAAGCCCACCGTGTTCGCCGGCGTCACCAACGACATGACCATCGCCCGCGAGGAGATCTTCGGGCCGGTGCTGTCGATCCTGCCCTATGGCACCGTGGACGACGCGGTGGCCATCGCCAACGACAGCGACTACGGGCTGTCGGGCGGGGTGTGGGGCGCCGACATAGACGAGGCGCTAGCCGTGGCCCGGCGCCTGCGGACCGGCCAGGTCGAGGTCAACGGCGGCCGTTACAACACCCTCGCCCCCTTCGGTGGCTACAAGCAGTCCGGTATCGGGCGCGAGTACGGCCGCGCCGGGCTGGAGGAGTTCCTCGAGACCAAGGCCATCCAGATCTGA
- a CDS encoding NAD(P)/FAD-dependent oxidoreductase, whose amino-acid sequence MAPPVRPGQATPRVAIIGSGFGGLGMAVRLRQAGIDTFTVFEKADSVGGTWRDNSYPGAACDVPSHLYSLSFVPNPAWTRKFPTQPEIRRYLDSIPARTGITDHIRLGTEVKALHYDDDTKTWHVTVTDLHTGTQTTETFDAVVAATGQLNRPHIPALDGLDSFEGPVFHSARWDHDLDLTGRHVGVVGIGASAIQFVPAIAEAAASLTLFQRSANYVAPKADAPLSARARRLLHVDAFRKAYRFSIWARFEARFMALRDGSVLNKMGQNLFDKGLAKAVGPKLTREMVVPDYTLGCKRILIANDWYPTLMRPDVEVVCGGVERIEPDAVVVDGVAHPVDTLVFGTGFESTGFLMPMTVTGRHGIDLHQSWADGAEAHHGITVSGFPNLFVLYGPNTNLGHNSIIFMLERQITYALTCIRALVGDRRPLDVRPGAQAASNRRVQRDLGRTVWATSCHSWYKTATGRITNNWSGTTLDYWRRTWRPRWSDFDRV is encoded by the coding sequence ATGGCCCCACCGGTCCGGCCGGGCCAGGCCACCCCGCGGGTGGCGATCATCGGTTCCGGCTTCGGCGGCCTCGGCATGGCCGTCCGCCTGCGCCAAGCCGGGATCGACACCTTCACCGTGTTCGAGAAGGCCGACTCGGTGGGGGGCACGTGGCGGGACAACTCCTACCCCGGGGCGGCCTGCGACGTGCCGTCACACCTCTATTCGCTGTCGTTCGTGCCCAACCCGGCCTGGACCCGCAAGTTCCCCACCCAACCCGAAATACGCCGCTACCTCGACTCCATCCCGGCCCGGACCGGCATCACCGACCACATCCGCCTCGGCACCGAGGTCAAGGCCCTGCACTACGACGACGACACCAAGACCTGGCATGTCACCGTCACCGACCTCCACACCGGCACCCAGACCACAGAGACCTTCGACGCCGTGGTCGCCGCCACCGGTCAGCTCAACCGTCCCCACATCCCCGCCCTCGACGGCCTCGACTCCTTCGAGGGTCCGGTGTTCCACTCGGCTCGATGGGACCACGACCTCGACCTGACGGGTCGTCACGTCGGGGTGGTCGGGATCGGGGCCAGCGCCATCCAGTTCGTGCCCGCCATTGCGGAGGCGGCGGCGTCGCTCACCCTGTTCCAGCGCAGCGCCAACTACGTAGCTCCCAAGGCCGACGCCCCTCTCAGTGCCCGGGCCCGCCGGCTGCTCCACGTCGACGCCTTCCGCAAGGCCTACCGGTTCTCGATCTGGGCGCGCTTCGAAGCCCGGTTCATGGCCCTGCGCGACGGTTCGGTGCTCAACAAGATGGGTCAGAACCTGTTCGACAAAGGACTGGCCAAGGCCGTCGGGCCCAAGCTGACCCGCGAGATGGTCGTCCCCGACTACACCCTGGGCTGCAAGCGAATCCTCATCGCCAACGACTGGTACCCGACGCTGATGCGTCCCGACGTGGAGGTGGTGTGCGGCGGGGTGGAACGAATCGAGCCCGACGCGGTGGTGGTCGACGGAGTCGCCCACCCGGTCGACACCTTGGTGTTCGGCACCGGGTTCGAATCCACCGGGTTCCTCATGCCCATGACCGTCACCGGCCGCCACGGCATCGACCTGCACCAGAGTTGGGCCGATGGTGCCGAGGCCCACCACGGGATCACGGTGAGCGGGTTCCCCAACCTGTTCGTGCTCTACGGCCCCAACACCAACCTGGGCCACAACTCGATCATCTTCATGCTGGAACGCCAGATCACCTACGCCTTGACCTGCATCCGCGCCCTGGTGGGGGACCGTCGGCCTCTCGACGTGCGGCCCGGGGCCCAGGCCGCCTCCAACCGCCGTGTGCAACGAGACCTGGGACGCACGGTGTGGGCCACGTCGTGTCATTCCTGGTACAAGACGGCCACGGGGCGCATCACCAACAACTGGTCGGGCACCACCTTGGACTACTGGCGGCGGACGTGGCGTCCTCGCTGGAGCGACTTCGACCGGGTGTGA